In the genome of Doryrhamphus excisus isolate RoL2022-K1 chromosome 11, RoL_Dexc_1.0, whole genome shotgun sequence, one region contains:
- the LOC131138040 gene encoding solute carrier family 35 member F2-like isoform X1: protein MEDQVEEKRCGKLRAACGLYNYKLRDVFTWHLLKTLVMGQVLSLLICGTAVSCEYLANAGVETPMLQSFLNYALLLLVYTTILSTHTGDRNILQVLKTKWWRYVLMGLADVEANYTVVKAYRYTTLTSIQLLDCFVIPVLMLMSWFLLKTRYKLLHFIAVTVCLLGVGSMVGADILAGRDQGSTSDVVLGDSLVLISAVLYAVSNMCQEFTVKTLSRVEFLGMMGLFGTIISGIQLVALETSAVKEIKWNFHIAMLFVVYMLCMFALYSFMPVVVKRTSATAVNLSLLTADLFSLFCGIFLFHYTFSTLYIMAFVLIMVGFVTFNAIPTYNAQPEPDSRDPSDQEAQSASDRLLPADGGGVQRNGGLMAVAAL, encoded by the exons ATGGAGGACCAAGTGGAGGAGAAGAGGTGTGGGAAACTGAGGGCCGCCTGCGGTCTGTACAATTACAAGCTGAGGGATGTCTTCACATG GCATCTGTTGAAGACCTTGGTCATGGGCCAGGTCTTGTCCCTGTTGATCTGCGGCACAGCGGTAAGCTGTGAGTACCTGGCCAACGCCGGGGTGGAGACTCCTATGTTGCAGAGCTTCCTCAACTATGCCCTGCTGCTGCTTGTCTACACCACCATCCTCAGCACCCACACAG GGGATCGTAACATCCTTCAGGTTTTGAAAACCAAGTGGTGGAGGTATGTGCTGATGGGTCTGGCGGATGTAGAGGCGAACTACACGGTGGTTAAGGCCTACCGCTACACCACGCTCACCAGCATCCAG CTACTGGACTGCTTCGTCATCCCAGTCCTGATGCTCATGTCCTGGTTCCTCCTGAAGACTCGCTACAAGCTGCTGCACTTTATCGCTGTCACCGTGTGCCTGCTGGGCGTGGGCTCCATGGTCGGTGCCGACATCCTGGCCGGGAGAGACCAAGGATCCA CCAGTGACGTGGTTCTGGGCGACAGCCTGGTCCTGATCAGTGCCGTCCTCTACGCCGTGTCAAACATGTGCCAGGAGTTTACAGTGAAGACCCTGAGCCGTGTCGAATTCTTGGGCATGATGGGCTTGTTTGGGACGATCATCAGTGGAATCCAGCT AGTTGCACTTGAAACCAGCGCTGTCAAGGAAATAAAATGGAACTTTCACATTG cCATGCTATTTGTGGTGTACATGCTGTGCATGTTCGCGCTGTACAGCTTCATGCCCGTGGTGGTGAAGAGGACGAGCGCCACCGCCGTTAACCTCTCGCTGCTCACCGCCGACCTCTTCAGCCTCTTCTGTGGCATCTTCCTCTTCCACTACACG TTCTCAACGCTGTACATCATGGCCTTTGTCCTCATCATGGTGGGTTTCGTAACCTTCAACGCCATCCCGACGTACAACGCTCAGCCTGAGCCCGACTCCAGGGACCCGTCGGACCAGGAGGCTCAGAGCGCCTCAGATCGCCTGCTGCCAGCCGACGGTGGCGGCGTCCAGAGAAACGGGGGCCTGATGGCGGTGGCTGCGCTATGA
- the LOC131138040 gene encoding solute carrier family 35 member F2-like isoform X2, whose protein sequence is MEDQVEEKRCGKLRAACGLYNYKLRDVFTWHLLKTLVMGQVLSLLICGTAVSCEYLANAGVETPMLQSFLNYALLLLVYTTILSTHTGDRNILQVLKTKWWRYVLMGLADVEANYTVVKAYRYTTLTSIQTRYKLLHFIAVTVCLLGVGSMVGADILAGRDQGSTSDVVLGDSLVLISAVLYAVSNMCQEFTVKTLSRVEFLGMMGLFGTIISGIQLVALETSAVKEIKWNFHIAMLFVVYMLCMFALYSFMPVVVKRTSATAVNLSLLTADLFSLFCGIFLFHYTFSTLYIMAFVLIMVGFVTFNAIPTYNAQPEPDSRDPSDQEAQSASDRLLPADGGGVQRNGGLMAVAAL, encoded by the exons ATGGAGGACCAAGTGGAGGAGAAGAGGTGTGGGAAACTGAGGGCCGCCTGCGGTCTGTACAATTACAAGCTGAGGGATGTCTTCACATG GCATCTGTTGAAGACCTTGGTCATGGGCCAGGTCTTGTCCCTGTTGATCTGCGGCACAGCGGTAAGCTGTGAGTACCTGGCCAACGCCGGGGTGGAGACTCCTATGTTGCAGAGCTTCCTCAACTATGCCCTGCTGCTGCTTGTCTACACCACCATCCTCAGCACCCACACAG GGGATCGTAACATCCTTCAGGTTTTGAAAACCAAGTGGTGGAGGTATGTGCTGATGGGTCTGGCGGATGTAGAGGCGAACTACACGGTGGTTAAGGCCTACCGCTACACCACGCTCACCAGCATCCAG ACTCGCTACAAGCTGCTGCACTTTATCGCTGTCACCGTGTGCCTGCTGGGCGTGGGCTCCATGGTCGGTGCCGACATCCTGGCCGGGAGAGACCAAGGATCCA CCAGTGACGTGGTTCTGGGCGACAGCCTGGTCCTGATCAGTGCCGTCCTCTACGCCGTGTCAAACATGTGCCAGGAGTTTACAGTGAAGACCCTGAGCCGTGTCGAATTCTTGGGCATGATGGGCTTGTTTGGGACGATCATCAGTGGAATCCAGCT AGTTGCACTTGAAACCAGCGCTGTCAAGGAAATAAAATGGAACTTTCACATTG cCATGCTATTTGTGGTGTACATGCTGTGCATGTTCGCGCTGTACAGCTTCATGCCCGTGGTGGTGAAGAGGACGAGCGCCACCGCCGTTAACCTCTCGCTGCTCACCGCCGACCTCTTCAGCCTCTTCTGTGGCATCTTCCTCTTCCACTACACG TTCTCAACGCTGTACATCATGGCCTTTGTCCTCATCATGGTGGGTTTCGTAACCTTCAACGCCATCCCGACGTACAACGCTCAGCCTGAGCCCGACTCCAGGGACCCGTCGGACCAGGAGGCTCAGAGCGCCTCAGATCGCCTGCTGCCAGCCGACGGTGGCGGCGTCCAGAGAAACGGGGGCCTGATGGCGGTGGCTGCGCTATGA